In the Ricinus communis isolate WT05 ecotype wild-type chromosome 3, ASM1957865v1, whole genome shotgun sequence genome, AGATTCCTTCGCAATTAgtcggagaatgatatcaatacacgatcaactaattttctttcttcacattcgttgaagcattagatcggtgcctatgattaccGCTTCCATGCACATTCACACACCAATACCATGTAAAAGCTACAACTTTTCAAGGTGTAGCCAAAAGTGAGATACGCttacatatacatataaaaatatatggatGACTCTTAACCACTTTAAATGAATCTTCACTTCCAAACTACAAAAAGACTTTGCTTTTCAAACTTGGTTTTGCCTAATTCTATAGTATACAATTGGCTCACCTTTTAATCTCAAATTAAAGGCCAAATCTTATTGGtggttctttttccttttaagttAATTTGAAGATTCTCTCTTAAAattcacatttttattttcgaGAAGTTAATAGTCACATTAAAATAACACtataagatatatattaaacctAACTTGGATAcgttttaattttacataGAAAACCTGAAAGGATGAAACAATTGGTAGGCAAGCGGCAACTAACCATCTAAAAAGGAACTTTGGCATTAATTAGCACTTAGATCATTATGTTGCTTCCTTTTTGGGTAGTTAAAGAAATACATGTGCTGGTTCAGCTTATTCATCTTTCAACTACCGGCTCTTGATTAGAGATGAGAATCCAAAGACTAAATGCGACCGGACGCGACAATTTCCTGATCAAATTCAGGGAAAAGAGGAGGGAAGACTTTTGCTTGTATTAGGAGTCTCAATGGGTCGGTTGATCAGTCTAGAGGTTATTATCTAGTTGTACTTATTTAAAATCGAATCTAAAAAATCTGAATTCTTTTTCCAAAAAgtataattcataaataaaattttatttgtataaaaataataaagtttaaaaagaaaagtaaaaaatatagttaGACTGGATgaatatatagaattaataaataaatattaaagattcaatattttttgtgagaaaagttaaaattaagaaataattttaaggaTTTGAGAGGGGAGAAATCAACGTCTAAAGTTTTAgagttataatattaaaatgatgtAATTTCATACAAGTCATGTCCTATGTatgacttttaatttttaactttacaATAGATTAAGTAGGgttttattatatgttttaaGTCTAAAATTGAGTCTTACTCAATTAtagatattttcaaattattttcagcaccaaaacaatttaaactcaatatgtattttctttttcaccaaATTTCTTGAGTTGGTTGGATTAAACCAATTTACTCTCTATTTCAATTTCATCGGACTAGCACTCCGCCAGTGTATCCATCCATCAATTGGGCTTAACTCTTTTTTTAGTTGAGTCCAAAATCAGGGCCTGAGATATAAACAAATAGTACCCAAATGCAAAGGCAAcagaaatagaaatagaatagAAAAGCATTTGACTGACGTCTTGCTTTTCGCCTTGACTTTTCCTCACACTGATTGCTTTAGGGTACGGCATGGGAGGGGGGGCGCTCAAGAGCAAAGTAGCGGACGGAATTTTAGCATAGGAGACTGGTGGAGGTGAGCGGCGATGAAGAAGGGTTTAGAGGCGCATGGTACGAGGCCACGATCCTCAAATCACTCTCTTCTTCAAGAAGCTGTTACTCTAAAAGAAAAGCCGAGGCCTTGGTTCGATCGTAATCTACTTTCGGATACAGGATGAGAAGAAGCCATTGACGGAGTACGTTGATTTTTCCTTCATTAGGCCTTTGCCTCCGGTTCCTAGTACTATCCCCGCCTTTGAACCACTTGATGTCGTTGACGCCTTTCACCGTGATGGCCGGTGGAAGGGTATCGTCACTAAAGTTGATGTTTTGAGGATGATAAGACCAACTCAAAGAAGTACAACTGTTGTTTTTGAAAACCCACCCGAACAATTTCAGTTTCTCTCTAAAGATTTGAGGTTTCATTGGGATTGGAGTAATGGGGCATGGTCTCGACCCCAAAAACAAAAGGtgcatttttatttcatccgcatgtttttttttaaagtcaTTTGGAATTTTCTGGTTTCGGTTCAAATTTCCTTGTTATCTTTTCCCATTTGTGGCTCACGCCCTTACTCTTTTGTCATTTTCATTCGGTTACTCTAGCCTCATGCTCAAATTACTAGCTAACAGTGAGTATCTTTGGAAGCAAATCAATGTACGTTTTAGGCGTTTCCATGTGACGGACAAAAGGCTTGCATGCCTTGTATTCAGCCAAAATATGTTGATTAGGAATCCAGGATCGTTCGGATTTTCTCCCTTACCGTAATAACCATTCTTGAAGGTTACGATCGTGTTTTATCTTTGCCTTAGGCCCATAGCCATGACATTTGGTTTCCTGTTAAACATTGTTCAcaataaatcttttatatgGTTGAATCATGTTCCGGACAAAGTTAAACATGATATTTGCAGTTTTTGGCCCAAGTTTGAAGAAGCGGTGTACAAGTAACTTTTTCCATTTCTATAAAAGTTCCTTCAACAATGAACGGTGATATTTGTTGTTTTGAAGCATTATCCATATTTTTATACCATGTGTTTTTTCCCATTTTACTTTCAATTTCTTGATACTGTTACTTATGATTTTGATACACAAGACCGATATGGTTTCGACTCTTCAAAGAGAATGGAAGGATTAAGGTTTAGTAAAGGGATGGCCGTAGAGGTGAATCTTGACAAAGAAAACTTAGAAGATGCTTGGTTTCCAAAGAACGTTCTTGAGGAAGTCGGCTTCAATTCTTTCTTGCTAGATTGTGGCGGCTCAAATGGTCATATTAAAGAAACTGTTGATTGCTTCCACATCCGCCCTCCCTCCTAAGTTGGATATTACAGAATTTGAGATCTTGGAAGCGTTGATGTTTTCCATGAGTCAAGTTGGAGGGAAGCCCTCATTATCAAAATTCTTACGGAAGGAAGGTACAGTGTCTCTCTAAAGCATGCGGAAAAGGAGATGCAATTCGAGTCAATCTGAAATAAGGCCACATCTCTCTTTGATGGATGGTGTATGGGTTAATCTTGCCAGGGTATTCCATCTTCCTTCTATGTTCTTTTACATAAAGCTGCAACTGGATGTTGAATGTTCTTTACTCTATTATTCTCACTCTCTTTTGGAGAGACTTAGTAGGAAAATTGCATGCCTGCAAGTCTGTTCACATTACTATGACATATGTTTTGATCCATCATTGGCATTGAATTGTGTCTAAGGAGGGGTAaatatatgtttctttttcttcattattgGTTGTGGGACACAATAATTAGATCCTTGGAGACAAATTGACCTAACTAAATGACTAggaaattgttttcttttgctttgaACTGTTAACAAATGTGTGAATTTGTGTCAACAAAGGGGGCCAAGGATATGTGGTTTTAAAAACCACTTGTATGTTGTGAAGATTTTAAACTAGAATCAGTGTTATTGGATATCTAGGATATCAATTCTCCCTATTCACCCCAACACTTCTTGGGGTGAAAAGGAGGTGTAAACAAATTGAGTAGTTATTACTTTGGTTTTTGACAACGAATGGTCTGTAAGCTTTTTGTCTTTGCTagacttattttttatttaagtttctTAACTGGAATTATCTTTAGATAGCTAAATTGCTCTGTGGTAGCTTATTTCACTGGGTTTTGTTTGGGGATATATGTATTGCTTTGTACAATATGAAGAGAAGAGATTAACAAATCTTGTGACAATGCAGAAGACCATGAGGTAGCTATAAGTGTTGAGAGTTCAATCAGAGCGATGAATGAGATTGAAGAGAAATCTTCTTGCAGAAAATTAAGCACAGCAAAGGATTACAGAGAAGAGAAATTGTTTTGCAAAAAGTCAAGGAAGAATCCATTAGAGCAGTCAATGGCTTGTAATGCACAATCACCAAGTAAGAAAGTAAGGAAGACACCACCTAAAGGTGTGGATGCACTTTCATGCCCTTCCAAAAAGTTGAAAAAAGCAAACTCTGTCAAACCCTTGTCTTGCCAAGCATGTCATGCAGAGTTGACGCCAATCAAGACTATAAACCAAGAAATACAAACCAATTGCTCAACCGATCTCCGAACTAATGTTGTAAGCCCGCTTTCTTTAAGTGAACGAGTCATATGCTCTGATCAATgtgtgatttcttttttaagactCGTGTAAATTTTTTCCATTGACTGCTCTTTTCCTTGAGTCCATGTTCTATGCTTTTCTTACTAATGCAGGATCCTAGTCCACAAGATGCTTTACTGGAGAATAAAGTGACAGGCTACATGGAGAAAAGGGAAAGACAGATGAGTTCTAAAGTTACAAGCCAGTGGGTTCCAGTGAGGTAGAGGCCTCCTTTCTTTATCCCTGTATAATAGGATCTTATTTCAATAAGAGCAAATGTAAATGATTTGCGGTGAGAGGAAAAGACAAAAGGAGACTTGGCTGAAATCCTAGTTGAAATTGAGCACATGGAAAAGATGCTcattcttccttttccttaGTTGAGGGGAGGAGGGGCCTCCATGCGGAAAACGGTTACCAACATTCCGATGAGGTATAATTGAAGCAAGTCCGAATATCTGTGGTGACGCACTTTCATGATCTAGAAACATAAAACAGCACGGAAAGGAAAAAGTAATAAGAGTATTccaattaaataagaaaactgACATTAATTAGGGAAAGCGACTTTAGGCACAATAACCGGGGGCGTTTAAAAGGGAGAACAATGTGCTACTTGTTGCTTTTTGCCTATAATGCTGTATTATTTTGAGAATAAAATGTGgctaattcaattataaatgcATTTAATCAACTTGTCCATCTACTTTTTTTATCTACTGAACCTAATTAGTGCTAGTTCTTATACGGGTGATTAATCgggaagaaagaaagtagtGTGATCGGGCGTGAAGGAAGGTGCAGGATGTTACCTTAGTAATGGCTGAATAATTTATCTGAGACagaaaatctaattaatttgttCCATGTAGGTGAACAGAGCAATTTAGGCCGGAAATGGTACTAGTGAAATTGACTTTCAAGATTGTGCAACTGAAGAGGCTGAATTGTCTACAGAATCAAACATGGAGCATTTAGGTACATATGGAAACTTGAATGTCCTCTGCATTTAGGAGCCTTAAAAATAGGTGAATAACAGGAAAAGAACCCAAAAAAAATAGTGAGGTAAATAGAAGATAGAAAGTTAATGTCAATTTGTGAATCTTGATTTTGGTTTGATCTCGACTGTCTTTGTGAGGAATGCCCAGGATTATTTGTTTGGTGAACATGTATTTTATAAGATACATGCTGATCATACCAACTTAGAAGTGCATGGACATATTGTTTCTTGATTGACCTCTTTTAATAATTCGGAAGTTGCAAAACAGGGAAAAATACTTTAGTGCCAATTCAACCTATTCATTCGGGTTGCCTTTTCTCCAAATGCAATATTTGTCTCCGAGCGTAGAAGTTTCCCGATAtggtttttattaattagtgtCTGCCGATGATAGAATCTGAAACCacattcaaaaaaaattaatgtggAAGTCCTTGTTCAAAGAAAATCCGATCCCTAATGATTGGCTTTTATTATAAGATGGAAGGTGAAGGATGAACATACACTTGAAACAAGTTCTCTAATGGAAATGGAATAACTAATGGCACTTAAGTTTTATTCTATCATTTGATCAATATTGTCTTTATATGAACCCTTT is a window encoding:
- the LOC125369497 gene encoding uncharacterized protein LOC125369497; this translates as MNEIEEKSSCRKLSTAKDYREEKLFCKKSRKNPLEQSMACNAQSPSKKVRKTPPKGVDALSCPSKKLKKANSVKPLSCQACHAELTPIKTINQEIQTNCSTDLRTNVDPSPQDALLENKVTGYMEKRERQMSSKVTSQWVPVR